From a region of the Tenggerimyces flavus genome:
- a CDS encoding alpha/beta fold hydrolase has protein sequence MSDPHPRRRVGALDAEVSYVEVGTGGPVVFLHGNPTSSYLWRNVIPYLASTNRVLAPDLVGMGDSSPSPRGGYTLADHIAYLDAWFEAVDATRDVVLVAHDWGSAIAFDRIARHPEQIAAVATDRARAFCRTWPHHQEVTVPGIHFLPEDSPHEIGAALASFVATVIGEPGRR, from the coding sequence ATGAGCGATCCGCATCCCCGGCGACGCGTCGGGGCACTGGACGCCGAGGTCAGCTACGTCGAGGTCGGTACGGGCGGGCCCGTGGTCTTCCTGCACGGCAATCCGACCTCGTCCTACCTGTGGCGCAACGTGATTCCGTACCTCGCGTCGACGAACCGCGTCCTCGCGCCGGACCTCGTCGGCATGGGCGACTCGTCGCCATCGCCGCGCGGCGGGTACACCCTCGCCGACCACATCGCGTACCTCGACGCCTGGTTCGAGGCGGTCGATGCCACGCGCGACGTCGTGCTCGTCGCGCACGACTGGGGCTCGGCGATCGCGTTCGACCGCATCGCCCGCCATCCCGAGCAGATCGCCGCGGTGGCCACGGATCGAGCTCGCGCGTTCTGTCGTACCTGGCCTCACCACCAGGAGGTGACGGTCCCGGGCATCCACTTCCTCCCGGAGGACTCGCCGCACGAGATCGGTGCGGCGTTGGCTTCGTTCGTGGCGACCGTCATCGGGGAACCAGGACGTCGGTGA
- a CDS encoding VOC family protein: protein MSHPVVHFEIVGGNAAALHAYYAQLFGWRIEPGGPAGYGVVRPGGPDGITGGIGSGDGGSRHVTVYVEVPDVGAALDRAEELGGRRIFGPDTVPGTNLELGQFADPEGHVIGLQASPTDGIRS, encoded by the coding sequence ATGTCCCACCCGGTCGTGCACTTCGAGATCGTCGGCGGCAACGCCGCGGCGTTACACGCCTACTACGCCCAGTTGTTCGGCTGGAGGATCGAGCCCGGCGGCCCTGCCGGCTACGGCGTGGTGCGGCCGGGTGGGCCGGACGGCATTACCGGAGGAATCGGCTCCGGTGACGGCGGCAGCCGGCACGTCACGGTGTACGTCGAGGTGCCCGATGTCGGGGCAGCCCTGGACCGCGCCGAGGAGTTGGGCGGCCGGCGGATCTTCGGCCCGGACACCGTGCCGGGCACCAACCTCGAGCTGGGCCAGTTCGCCGATCCCGAAGGTCATGTGATCGGCCTCCAAGCTTCTCCTACTGACGGGATCAGATCATGA
- a CDS encoding helix-turn-helix transcriptional regulator has translation MLRGRQAECAAIDALLEQIRRAVGGVLVLRGEPGIGKTALLEYALESEDVRVLRCAGYESESQVPFAGLHQALRPVLDQLPALAEPQRRALSGAFGLGEAALDRFMIGAAVLSLLAEAAEQSPLLVLVDDAHWLDRASLDAWMFAARRLEHEAVGVLIATRNEPGAPDAAGLPELELAGLPADEAALLLDDLGVAGVARSELVASTEGNPLALRELAAAGPMSYDGPVPLTDRLRQAFGRQLEALPSGTRRFLTLAAADDTGDLATIHRAAPAVGTSIADLSAAESAGLVRVTQGALIFRHPLLRSAAYHGGSLADRLESHRVLAAVTGDEDRRAWHLAAATIGPNDAIADALEQAGRRATARGAHGAASSAWARAAELSTDADESVRRLTDAAEAAVTAGRVEWANVTALQTLPTTGDELQRARLLEIAGRAEFVARDLHGAHAHLLSASDAMAARDPERAFWLGLTAVHTVWSMPTDPVLLVSTVDHLAALTPPGSALDAVAWLAKWAALAATGSDRSDHPDLDPLIARAAEVARERGPHALVEVMSFAVMVNRDQTAADIAAELIRDARQRGAVAVLPSALAQLSLCQVVLGRYRDALISGTEAVTLGRDTGQELWAAYASSALAYLAAIQGDEARCLELAGLGPGTPGDERATGTQARAALGLLELGLGRIAEAYEQLAGVQRGPVRHLSSVQRSVPDFVEAAVRMGRANEAAEAMRRCATWAVVMDEPWTDALVLRCQALLAADDSAEDLYVAALAAHPLDERPFDRARTTLLYGEWLRRARRKADARHQLLNAREVFEGIDARPWADRAAGELAAVDGSTRLRTTSADAGGLTPQELQIAELAASGMANRDIAAQLFLSPRTVAYHLYKAYPKLGIRSRAELTDVLVPR, from the coding sequence ATGCTTCGTGGCCGGCAGGCTGAATGTGCCGCCATCGACGCCCTCCTGGAACAGATCCGGCGCGCGGTAGGTGGCGTGCTGGTGTTGCGCGGGGAGCCCGGGATCGGCAAGACCGCCCTGTTGGAGTACGCGCTGGAAAGCGAGGACGTACGGGTGCTGCGGTGCGCGGGCTACGAGTCGGAGAGTCAGGTGCCGTTCGCCGGACTGCACCAGGCGCTCCGGCCGGTCCTCGACCAGCTGCCGGCGTTGGCCGAGCCGCAGCGGCGGGCGTTGTCGGGGGCGTTCGGTCTCGGCGAGGCGGCCCTCGACCGGTTCATGATCGGCGCCGCGGTGTTGTCGCTGCTGGCCGAGGCGGCAGAACAGTCGCCGCTGCTGGTGCTGGTCGACGACGCGCACTGGCTCGACCGGGCGTCGTTGGACGCGTGGATGTTCGCCGCGCGCAGGCTGGAGCACGAGGCGGTCGGCGTCCTGATCGCCACCCGGAACGAACCCGGCGCACCAGATGCGGCGGGGCTCCCGGAGCTCGAGCTCGCCGGCCTCCCGGCCGACGAGGCCGCGCTGCTGCTCGACGATCTCGGCGTCGCGGGAGTCGCCCGTTCGGAGTTGGTCGCGTCGACCGAGGGCAACCCGTTGGCGTTGCGCGAGCTGGCTGCCGCCGGTCCGATGTCGTACGACGGGCCGGTGCCGCTGACCGATCGGCTGCGGCAGGCGTTCGGGCGTCAGCTCGAGGCCCTCCCGTCCGGTACGCGCAGGTTCCTGACCCTCGCGGCGGCCGACGACACCGGTGACCTCGCGACCATCCACCGAGCGGCTCCGGCGGTCGGTACGTCGATCGCCGACCTGAGCGCTGCCGAGTCCGCCGGGCTGGTCCGGGTCACGCAGGGCGCGCTGATCTTCCGGCACCCGCTGCTGCGTTCCGCCGCGTACCACGGTGGGTCGCTGGCCGATCGGCTCGAGTCGCACCGCGTCCTGGCCGCAGTGACGGGCGACGAGGACAGGCGAGCGTGGCATCTGGCCGCGGCGACGATCGGACCCAACGACGCGATCGCGGACGCGCTGGAGCAGGCGGGCAGGCGAGCGACGGCCCGAGGTGCCCACGGTGCGGCGTCGTCGGCCTGGGCCAGGGCCGCTGAGTTGTCGACCGACGCGGACGAGTCCGTTCGTCGCCTGACCGACGCCGCGGAGGCCGCGGTCACGGCGGGCCGGGTCGAATGGGCCAACGTCACAGCGCTGCAGACGCTCCCGACGACCGGCGACGAACTGCAGCGCGCACGGCTGCTCGAGATCGCCGGCCGGGCCGAGTTCGTGGCCCGCGACCTGCACGGAGCCCACGCCCACCTCCTGTCGGCCAGCGACGCGATGGCGGCACGTGACCCGGAACGTGCGTTCTGGCTGGGCCTCACCGCCGTCCACACCGTCTGGTCGATGCCCACCGACCCCGTCCTGCTCGTCTCGACGGTGGATCACCTTGCCGCGTTGACGCCGCCGGGGTCGGCGTTGGATGCCGTTGCCTGGTTGGCGAAATGGGCCGCGCTGGCAGCCACCGGCAGCGACCGGAGCGACCACCCCGACCTGGATCCGCTGATCGCGCGAGCAGCCGAGGTCGCGAGGGAACGTGGACCGCACGCACTGGTCGAGGTGATGAGCTTCGCGGTGATGGTGAACCGGGACCAGACCGCGGCGGACATCGCAGCCGAGCTCATCCGAGACGCCCGGCAACGTGGTGCTGTCGCGGTCCTTCCCTCGGCACTCGCCCAGTTGAGCCTGTGCCAGGTCGTCCTCGGAAGGTATCGGGACGCGCTCATCAGCGGCACCGAGGCGGTCACGCTGGGGCGCGACACCGGTCAGGAGTTGTGGGCGGCGTACGCGAGCTCCGCGTTGGCGTACCTGGCGGCGATCCAGGGTGACGAGGCGCGTTGCCTCGAGCTCGCCGGCCTCGGTCCGGGTACGCCGGGCGACGAGCGTGCGACCGGCACCCAGGCTCGCGCCGCCCTCGGCCTCCTCGAGCTCGGGCTCGGCCGGATCGCCGAGGCCTACGAGCAACTCGCCGGAGTGCAGCGTGGACCCGTCCGGCACCTGTCCTCGGTCCAGCGCAGCGTGCCCGACTTCGTCGAGGCCGCGGTCCGGATGGGCCGGGCGAACGAGGCCGCCGAGGCGATGCGGCGATGCGCGACCTGGGCGGTGGTGATGGACGAACCGTGGACCGACGCGTTGGTGTTGCGGTGTCAAGCCCTGCTTGCGGCCGACGACTCGGCGGAGGACCTGTACGTCGCGGCATTGGCAGCTCACCCGCTCGACGAACGGCCCTTCGATCGCGCCCGGACCACCTTGCTGTACGGCGAATGGCTGCGCCGCGCCCGCCGCAAGGCCGACGCCAGGCACCAACTCCTCAACGCTCGCGAGGTGTTCGAAGGGATCGACGCGAGACCGTGGGCCGATCGCGCCGCCGGCGAGCTCGCCGCGGTCGACGGATCGACCCGCCTCCGTACGACGTCGGCCGATGCCGGCGGGCTGACGCCACAGGAGCTGCAGATCGCCGAGCTCGCGGCCTCCGGGATGGCCAACCGCGACATCGCGGCGCAGCTCTTCCTCAGCCCGCGCACGGTGGCGTACCACCTGTACAAGGCCTACCCGAAGCTCGGCATCCGCTCCCGCGCCGAGCTCACCGACGTCCTGGTTCCCCGATGA
- a CDS encoding MFS transporter, producing MSTASPRAGWREWLGLAVLGVPTFLVTMDFSVLYLAVPRLTADLAPSGIQQLWIVDIYGFLIAGLLVTMGTLGDRIGRKRLLLIGAAAFGVASVAAAFSTSPELLIASRALLGVAGAAVTPSVLALVTGMFTDSRQRGRALAIYLACFMSGATLGPLVGGVLLEYFWWGSVFLVSVPGIVLLLVFGPFLLPDYRAPSVGKLDPVSVVLSLAAILPFVYGLKQLARNGFEWFPAVALAFGLAAALVFVRRQRRLEHPLLDLRMFGNRTFSSALTLMFMTALVGAATMLLVTLYLQNVVNLSPLAAGMLLLVPNVVMIIGNLTTPAVANRIRPAYLIAGGLTVAGVGYVMFTLADSTSGPVPIFVAMCVVMLGTAPLAALCNHLAMSAVPAEKAGSGASIVQTSAEFGLGLGIATLATLGTAVYRNNVDGTLGALPREAADAARESIDRAVAAAGQLPAEQAGALLASARDAFTSGLHVVGIVSAIVYAVLAVLTIRAFRHVRNSQGGVDAATVSTESTDEREKVTA from the coding sequence ATGAGTACTGCTAGTCCCCGAGCGGGGTGGCGGGAATGGCTGGGGCTGGCCGTACTCGGCGTGCCCACGTTCCTCGTCACGATGGACTTCTCCGTGCTGTACCTGGCCGTTCCGCGGCTCACCGCCGACCTCGCGCCGAGCGGCATCCAGCAGCTGTGGATCGTGGACATCTACGGTTTCCTGATCGCCGGCCTGCTGGTCACCATGGGCACCCTCGGCGACCGGATCGGCCGGAAGCGGCTTTTGCTCATTGGCGCAGCGGCGTTCGGCGTCGCCTCGGTTGCGGCGGCGTTCTCCACCAGTCCGGAGCTGCTCATCGCCAGCCGGGCGCTGCTCGGCGTGGCGGGTGCCGCGGTGACGCCGTCGGTGCTGGCGCTGGTCACCGGCATGTTCACCGACTCCAGGCAACGCGGCCGTGCGCTCGCGATCTATCTGGCCTGCTTCATGAGCGGTGCGACGCTCGGCCCGCTGGTCGGTGGGGTGTTGCTCGAGTACTTCTGGTGGGGGTCGGTGTTCCTGGTGTCCGTGCCGGGGATCGTGCTGCTGCTGGTGTTCGGGCCGTTCCTGCTCCCCGACTACCGTGCGCCTTCGGTGGGCAAGCTGGATCCGGTCAGTGTCGTGCTGTCGCTCGCGGCGATCCTGCCGTTCGTGTACGGGCTCAAGCAGCTGGCCCGCAACGGGTTCGAGTGGTTCCCGGCCGTGGCGTTGGCGTTCGGCCTCGCGGCAGCGCTCGTGTTCGTGCGGCGGCAGCGGCGCCTCGAGCACCCGCTGCTGGACCTGCGGATGTTCGGCAACCGTACGTTCAGCTCCGCGCTGACCCTGATGTTCATGACCGCGCTGGTCGGTGCGGCCACCATGTTGCTGGTCACGCTGTACCTGCAGAACGTCGTCAACCTCTCGCCACTCGCCGCGGGCATGCTGCTGTTGGTGCCGAACGTGGTGATGATCATCGGCAACCTGACCACGCCAGCGGTGGCGAACCGCATTCGTCCGGCGTACCTGATCGCGGGCGGCCTGACCGTCGCGGGCGTCGGGTACGTGATGTTCACGCTGGCCGACTCGACATCGGGGCCCGTGCCGATCTTCGTCGCGATGTGCGTCGTCATGCTCGGCACCGCACCGCTGGCCGCGCTCTGCAACCACCTCGCGATGAGCGCCGTGCCGGCGGAGAAGGCCGGCTCCGGGGCGTCGATCGTGCAGACCAGCGCCGAGTTCGGCCTCGGGCTCGGCATCGCCACCCTGGCCACGCTCGGGACCGCGGTGTATCGGAACAACGTGGACGGCACGCTCGGCGCGCTCCCTCGCGAGGCCGCCGACGCGGCGCGGGAGAGCATCGACCGCGCGGTCGCGGCCGCTGGTCAGCTGCCCGCCGAGCAGGCCGGCGCCCTGCTGGCCTCGGCCCGTGACGCGTTCACCTCCGGGCTGCACGTGGTGGGCATCGTGAGCGCGATCGTCTACGCCGTTCTCGCCGTGCTCACCATCCGCGCGTTCCGGCACGTACGGAACTCGCAAGGCGGCGTGGACGCCGCCACTGTGTCCACCGAGTCCACCGATGAACGAGAGAAGGTCACCGCATGA